A window of the Candidatus Paraluminiphilus aquimaris genome harbors these coding sequences:
- a CDS encoding CotH kinase family protein: MKRDILKWVVASVFLALINGCGGGSSSSPEPVITEPPAAPVTPIAPALKTFSLLKDNNPDLQEDIEFVRDGTTFAARLETALPVTSLTPTFSFDGTEVTLEEVAQTSGTTSQDFTQILTYRVSNEAGTTEDYQIDLTHFTGLPIIFLTTEEPVVSKDDYVTGTFRLDGGRNYDSVDPMDMKIRGRGNSTWALHPKKPYQMKLESKRDLFGMLEDKKWLFLAEYSDKTLLRNHLAFELGRRTSLRWTPSGHFAEVFVNGEHDGFYHISEKVEDGSNRVDIGDTGFLLEIDQPNRLDPDDVSFRTDTYLINIKEPGLAYSDSEFNQVRTHINQFESILFGDNFADPVAGYRAYADVDSFIDWFLVNEIAKNVDAQWYSSIFFHWIPGEKIRMGPIWDFDLGFGNVDYADATFPEGWWVRWNSWIARMLEDPYFAARVKERYALMDSQRPEIKEAIYAWAEQLNLSQAENDSIWQTLGNYVWPNPVVYDTYEEEVEHLVTWLDTRMDWLAESVETL, from the coding sequence GTGAAAAGAGACATATTAAAGTGGGTCGTTGCTTCTGTATTTCTGGCGTTAATCAATGGCTGCGGGGGAGGCTCAAGTAGCTCTCCCGAGCCCGTCATAACCGAACCCCCCGCAGCTCCGGTAACCCCCATAGCCCCGGCACTCAAGACCTTTTCGCTGCTTAAAGACAATAATCCGGACCTGCAGGAAGACATAGAATTCGTGCGCGACGGCACAACCTTTGCGGCTCGACTCGAAACGGCACTACCCGTGACCTCCTTGACGCCCACCTTCAGTTTCGATGGCACAGAGGTAACACTAGAAGAGGTGGCGCAAACGTCCGGCACGACCAGTCAGGACTTCACACAGATACTAACCTACCGGGTCTCCAACGAAGCAGGTACAACTGAAGACTACCAAATTGACCTGACCCACTTCACCGGTCTTCCCATCATCTTCCTCACTACCGAGGAACCCGTCGTCTCGAAAGACGACTACGTCACTGGCACTTTCCGGCTCGACGGTGGAAGGAACTATGATTCCGTAGACCCAATGGATATGAAAATCAGAGGCCGTGGTAACTCAACCTGGGCCCTGCATCCTAAAAAACCCTACCAAATGAAACTTGAATCCAAGCGAGACCTCTTCGGGATGCTCGAGGATAAAAAATGGCTATTTCTTGCCGAGTACTCAGACAAGACACTTCTGAGGAATCATCTCGCCTTCGAACTTGGTCGCCGAACCTCACTGCGATGGACGCCGAGTGGGCATTTTGCAGAGGTTTTCGTCAACGGCGAACATGACGGGTTTTATCACATTTCAGAAAAAGTCGAGGACGGTAGTAACCGGGTCGACATAGGCGATACGGGCTTCCTGCTCGAGATAGACCAGCCAAACCGGTTAGATCCTGACGACGTGTCGTTTAGAACAGATACCTATCTCATCAATATTAAAGAGCCCGGCCTTGCCTACTCGGATTCAGAATTCAACCAAGTCCGCACGCACATCAATCAATTCGAATCCATTTTATTCGGTGACAACTTTGCTGACCCAGTCGCTGGCTATCGCGCCTACGCCGACGTGGACAGTTTTATCGATTGGTTCTTAGTTAATGAGATCGCAAAAAACGTCGATGCTCAGTGGTACTCCAGTATCTTTTTCCACTGGATTCCGGGAGAGAAAATCCGCATGGGGCCCATCTGGGACTTTGATTTAGGGTTTGGAAACGTTGACTACGCAGACGCCACCTTCCCTGAGGGTTGGTGGGTCCGCTGGAATAGCTGGATTGCAAGAATGCTTGAAGATCCCTACTTCGCGGCTAGGGTCAAAGAGCGATACGCGCTGATGGATTCTCAGCGCCCCGAAATAAAAGAAGCAATTTATGCATGGGCGGAGCAGTTGAATCTGTCGCAAGCTGAAAATGACTCAATATGGCAAACACTGGGTAACTATGTGTGGCCTAACCCAGTTGTCTATGACACGTACGAAGAAGAGGTAGAGCACCTCGTCACGTGGCTGGATACCCGTATGGATTGGTTGGCGGAATCCGTTGAAACACTCTGA
- a CDS encoding winged helix-turn-helix domain-containing protein, whose product MTDSPKPTFEFDLIDDLIHSRVRLATMAYLSGAGTADFNAIKAVVKATDGNISVHLRKLEDAGYLISVKQFSGRKPQTLYSISDTGRSAWQRYLKHMSDLLDNHE is encoded by the coding sequence ATGACAGACAGTCCCAAACCTACCTTTGAATTTGATCTGATAGACGACCTCATTCACAGCCGCGTTCGACTAGCCACAATGGCCTACCTATCGGGTGCTGGCACTGCAGACTTCAACGCTATAAAAGCGGTTGTTAAGGCTACTGACGGAAACATCTCAGTTCACTTGAGAAAGCTGGAAGACGCAGGCTACCTCATATCGGTCAAGCAATTTAGCGGACGAAAACCGCAGACGCTCTATTCGATAAGTGACACGGGGCGATCAGCCTGGCAGCGCTACCTGAAGCACATGAGCG